GTCGTTACTTTTATGCTATTGAATAATGACACAATCAAAGGTTTGACATATAGCATAATTTGATTGCCTGACGGTGATACTTAATAAAGCAAGTTTAtccaaaagtaaataaaaaataatatatttaaacaaaataaagaaaagaaaagtatagAAGCCAAAAGTAAAATAACTAAATCTATGCGAATAATAATAaaccttttgttttatttgggtTTTAAGAGACAAACTTATCCATTTACGTCACACCGACAAGATCAAGAGTGCACGCAAACTCATTGCAAAAAGAAATTTCTGTTTCTGAAAAGGGTTGTTGAGGTGAAGGAACCATTTATGAATAGAACGCTaatgtatgatataaaaatatgcaaATTAATAAAGATTTGGTTGCAAGGGGAAAGAGTATTAATGTGAAAGAATAAGCACAATTATTAaggagtaatatatatatatatatatgatgggaaaaacaacaacaaacaatatatcaGAGAATGTAACAGATATAATTTctcctaacttgcaagaatttatgaggagcaataatcaaagagcagtaATAATAAATcatcaaaagcacaaataaaggcaccaagatttttaacgtggaaaacccctcaaatcaagggtaaaaaccacgagtcgtccagaccaaagaaatagcttcactatgatcaacaagagtacaaaagagtctcaatcaatagcacaaattagtgccaatacccaaccaaataacaaagcaacaaagctttcaaatagagaagaacaagagaggaaaacctctaaaaataacgctgcagtgcgaaattaatatcttcCAACTCAAACCTCGTATCAACGATCCAACCGGTCAGACTGAAGAGCAATGAGtcccgaacctgctgtaaaaatttcagcgcgatccaacggtgaacgaaccCGCAGTGCCGAATTTACGGCGACAGCTCTATGGAAAaggtgaacagaattttccctctacctctccctctatgtgttagggctttcagtgtgttctgactctattgttctacctctctctttattttatagccccctctccactaggttaaatgagacatgggcttctcaagttttaggccttttctccacataggaagggaactcaatacccaacaaatctctccctcacaactatgtggagataaccgccaaaccggcgatctcacaacaaacttcaaacttcccTCTTgacaatgctttagtcatcatatcagcaccattatcatctgtatgaactttttccaactccaacaacttagcatccaaagcatcacgtatccaatgatacctcacatcaatatgtttggatctagaatgaaaagttagATTCTTAAGAAGATGGATAGCAGTTTGGCTATCAACGagcaatgaatagttatcttgcctaaaaccaagctcctgcaagaatttcttcaaccataacaactccttgcatgcttcagtaatagcaatgaactctgcctctgtagtagacaacgctaAACACCTCtgtagtcttgattgccaagccacagctccccctgcaaactttatcaaatagcccgaagtggactttctggaatcaatgtccccagccatatctgagtctgagtaacccatcaaagtaggtttatcacctccaaaacaaagcttcatattaactgtaccatgaagatacctcaaaatccatttcacaacattccaatgctctctacctggatttgacaaaaatcgactaactgtaccaacaACATGTAcaatatctggtcttgtacacaccatcgcatacatcaaactgcccaccgcagatgcataaggaactcgactcatattggtcttctcaacttcatttgaaggactctgtttaacattcagtttaaaatgagtagcaagaggagtactcacagctttagcattttccatctggaatctctgcaacaccttcctaatgtattgctcttgtgatagataaatcttcttttctctcctatcacgtgagatatgtatgccaagaatccttttagcagctcccaagtctttcatggcaaaagactcgccaagtgtcttctttaacctgtcaattttggaaatatctttcccaacaataagcatgtcatcaacatataataacaggataataaagtcatcattagaaaaacttttaacaaagacacaatgatcagaagtagtcttcttgtaaccttgctcacacataaaagactcaaactccttataccactgccttggggcctgcttcaaaccgtataaactcttccttagtctacacacataATCTTCCTTGCCTTTAGAAAGAAACccatcaggttgcttcatgtatatctcttcctccaaattaccatgaaggaaagttgtcttcacatccatctactcaacctccaaatcaagagtagcagctaaacttagcacagttctgatggatgacattttcaccataggtgagaaaatctcattgaaatcaataccctttttctgtctgaaatctttcaccactaatctggccttgtaccttggaagtgtagaatttgaatcttgtttcaccctgaaaatccacctagtttccaatgcccttttgcccttaggcaattttaccaagtcgtaagtgtgattgtcatgcaaagatttcatctcatcttgtattgcatccagccactgtttcttctcttcaccaTCCAAAGCCTCTTCCAAACACTCAGGTTCTCTaccgtcagtcaaggttatgtactcatcacaagaataccttgtagaaggttgtttttgtctattagacctcctgagttggacttgaggtgattcaagtatatcaccaagatcatcatcatcatgttcctattgagcatcatcaattggaacctctactccacttccaaactgttggtcatcaacatcaccatgttgctcattgtcttgagcttctGTTTCAACATTCTTCAAATTGTGAGCGGATAACCTCATCGtattaccatcagtgagattattgtctttctcgggtgtggtcttctccaccttatcaatgtcttcaatggtctggtcttccatgatTTGTACATCAtggcttctaacaagcttcttctcaacgggatcataaaacctgtagccaaattcatccccaccatagccaataaagatacattgccttgtctttttatctaacttggatctttcatccttaggaacatgaacaaatgccctgcaaccaaagacacgcaaatgatcatagctaacattcttaccaaaccaaattttgtctggcacctcagtattcaaagcaactgcgggactgagattaataacatgcacaactacaagcaatgcctctccccaaaagtgcttaggcaactttgcttccgaaagcatacatgtaaccctttcaaccaaggtcctgttcatcctctccgctagaccattcaactgaggagttttaggagggtcttctcgtgtctaataccatgctgcctgcaataaacatcaaaaggtccacggtactcaccaccattatcactacggatgcatttcggcttcttgcctgattgcctctcaaccatagcatgaaattccttgaacttttcaagtacttgatctTTCCGttgaagagcatagacccatagcttcctgaaacaatcatcaataaaagtaacaaagtaaagtacaccactaaatgactttacctttaatgggccacaaacatcagaatgtaccaattcaagcaattctgactttcttgagggaggatgcttcttaaaagatactctggtttgtttaccagccatgcaatgagaacatttctccaattctgcattcctcaatcccataagcacatcctttttagctaagcagttaagcccttttctcacttatatgaccaagcctccggtgccacaaagatgcctccatatacatagcattcacactgtctttagcaaccaaagctttagtctaatacaatttagattgtttctcccctctggccataaccaagttacctttagtgagcttccatttactagaaccaaagtgattgtcataaccacaatcatcaagcaactgcacagagattaaattaaaatggacatccggagcatgttttactcctttaagcaacaactgcactcccatgttggtttgcaggcaaaaTCACCAACACCAATGTTTATAAAaccattatcttcaacatattgccgaataaaaccacatacctgttggtgctcaaagtcccattcttcttcagacatagaatctggcttctgtgtagtaaTGACcagaagatgcaatttcttaacaaataataaatctttcatcttgcccttccacaaatgataatttgtaccattcaaagcaaccatatttgcatttgcctccatcattcaagcaagtaaatatagcccaaccaagagctttgataccactctgatggggaaaacaacaacaaacaatataccagagagtgcagcggatataatttcccctaacttgcaagaatctatgaggagcaataataaatcaccaaaagcacaaataaaggtaccaagatttttaacgtggaaaacccctcaaatcaagggtaaaaaccacgagtcgtccagaccaaagaaatagcttcactatgatcaacaagagtacaaaagagtctcaatcaatagcacaaattagtgccaacacccaaccaaataacaaagcaacaaagctttcaaatagagaagaacaagagaggaaaacctctaaaaatcactgctgcagtgcgaaattaatatctcccaaatcagacctcgtatcaacgATCCAACCGGTCAGATTAAAGAGTAATGAGTCCTGAACCTGCTGTAAACATTTCAGcgcgatccaacggtgaacgaaccCGCAGTGCCGAATTTAcggcgacagctctatgaaaaacgtgaacagaatttttcCTCTAcgtctccctctatgtgttagggctttcagtgtattctgactctattgttctgcctctctctttattttataatcccctcttcactagttaaatgagacatgggcttctcaagtTTTGAATATTTTCTCCACGTAaaaagggagcccaatacccaacaatatatatatatatatatatatatatatatatatatatatatatatatatatatatatatatatatatatatatatatatatatatatatatatatatatatatatatatatatatatatatatatatatatatatatacacacacacttGTGCgttgtatttttatttgcaaGACATGTTTATAATTTCTCATCTAAATCATGTCATGAAATTAAAgtcttattattaaaaaaaaacattttttaatgcTTTTGAATTTTCCTCTTTCATAATGGTTTTATGAGGACAATAAGTATGATATTATCTCAACCATGTTACTTAATATACACAAATGTACttagaatatttattttgaagattTGGTTATCATATGTACCTACAGAATTTATTTGTAACATGTactttaatcaaaatttatcattttcttcTGCAATGTAACATTTAACAATAGAAATTTCTAAAGTACAAAAATTTTTCACACGTTCtttcaaaatcttaatttaACATCAATTATACACCACCATCATACAATATGATAAAACAAGTAGATCATGATGTAAAAAATAGACTAAGAAAAAATCATTTCACAAAAACCAATTTCAATTAGCATTCAATTTCGTCAAACATTAATTAGTTAACAATAACATATAAAACACCAATAATATTTGATGGTTTCAAACAAAAACCTAACTccaaaaacattattaaatttaaaaaaaaaaatcacaacttcttcacaaaataaaataaaaagtcgggcttacaatttatttttttataattcttaaaaaaaaattacttattttgataaattagaaaaattgcATTAGAATTATTGAAAACCCTTATAGAACAATATAATTGAACGAATTTATACTTATAAATGCATTTTGAGAACTAATAATACATTGTCATAATTTATGCATCCTACGAAGGCTGATATAGTTTTGAGAGGATATGCTGCATGGAATTCAAGGCGTGCTTTGGAGGTTTTGGATTCAATCTTTCCCAAGGTATGTTCATTATCTGAGTGTTAAATTCCTGTGTTCAAAAacattttcacctttttttaaGCTCAATTTTCTTACCCTTCTTCATAAATAAATGTGAACTTCCccacccaattttttttttttatatgaaaagtTTAAATAAGTGAACCTCAGCATATAAATGTTAAAGGTAAGATGAATTTGAAATGTTGCACACATGATATCTTGAATAGAACTCATCTtaacaattacaaaaaaattgtataaattattattttatatattactatgaTTTAATTTGCCACAATTTACACGGTAAAACCGTCTTAAATGTACATTACCATTAAACATATTATTCGGTAAACTTAATTATCACAATTTTCAAAGTGTTTTTATTCATGTATATTCATTTtctccatttattttaaaatattttcaagttttaatgaaactttatttttctaatttattttgtaaattaattattctctttattttaataaaatgcatttattaAGGGAATGGTTGATTTTAGTAAAGTTATCTTAAAAAGTAGCGTTTTATTGTTCAAAATatcaggaaaaaaaaactttatattgCTGTCATGTGAGTAAGATATTTCAACATTTAGCTTTGCTAAACGTGATAACAATAGGATTATTAATTACATAACATTGGTATTACcatgattttttaacaaaaggAAGCCAAAGAACAACCATCATTGGTGATTGTGTACTTTGGTGGAAATGATTCTTCTATACCAAATCCAAATGGCATTGGTCCTCATGTTCCTCTAGATGAATACAAGGAAAATATGAGAAAGATTGCTACGCATGTGAAGGTAAACattctttgttaatttttatcatCAAGTTCTTAGCTACCTAATGCACAAAACTaggttttctttattatattgatAAGTTTCATAATGATTCACAGAACCTTTCTGAGAAGACTCGCACAATATTTCTTACCACTCCTCCCATCAATGAGGCACAAATCCTTCACAACATGTAATAAAttggttatttattatatttcttttacattGCGACATGATCTTAAAAGGATGAATAAATTGTTGGAGTGAAACCAGTGATCCACAGGGGCAGCTAGAGAGGACAAACGAAGCTTGTAGAATATATGCAGAAGCATGTATGGAGGTGTGTGATGAGATGAATGTCAAAGGCATTGATTTGTGGTCTGCTATTCAAAAAAATGATAACTGGGAAGATGTATGCTTCATGTaagtatacatatataaatgCTTTCATTTCATGTGCCCCAATTGAAAAAGGTTCAATCTTTTGATCAAGTGCTTTGGTTATTTCTTAGTGATGGAATTCATTTGACAAATGAGGGAAGCAAGATTGTATCAAAAGAGATATTGAATGTGCTTAAAGAAGCAGAGTGGGAACCTAGTCTTTATTGGAAGTCAATGCCAAGTGAATTTGGAGAAGATTCACCTTATGATGTTGTTGGACCTGATGGAAAGACAACTTATAATTTGTCTAAC
This region of Vigna unguiculata cultivar IT97K-499-35 chromosome 5, ASM411807v1, whole genome shotgun sequence genomic DNA includes:
- the LOC114186034 gene encoding GDSL esterase/lipase CPRD49-like → MIGPSRQQFVLFGSSIVQYSYYEGWGATLSHVYARKADIVLRGYAAWNSRRALEVLDSIFPKEAKEQPSLVIVYFGGNDSSIPNPNGIGPHVPLDEYKENMRKIATHVKNLSEKTRTIFLTTPPINEAQILHNIDPQGQLERTNEACRIYAEACMEVCDEMNVKGIDLWSAIQKNDNWEDVCFIDGIHLTNEGSKIVSKEILNVLKEAEWEPSLYWKSMPSEFGEDSPYDVVGPDGKTTYNLSNFIYPDNDMWD